One Glycine max cultivar Williams 82 chromosome 6, Glycine_max_v4.0, whole genome shotgun sequence DNA segment encodes these proteins:
- the LOC102664434 gene encoding protein MAIN-LIKE 1-like, giving the protein MGQDEHHADIPRRCRPIASARRQQVHVDVTKDVPQVTEDVPHMDKDIPKRTANVDAADVEGIAIDGAEGSPADHAEGFLGGSCDPLVLTSFADHVAHSIWSGEEQPELKLASHGRKVDKFGRPVPEIEGLVAATRLSPLIGCSVVIGDPGLISAFVKRWHRETNTFHLPVEELTITLDDVAALLHLPITGALQSFEPPLVDEAVFLLMELLEVSGEEARAETVWVHEEYVRLLWLWEVYQSRCHARWWIVAARAYLLHLVGCTLFFSNKNATHVHLVHLEGFRDLGKTGGYAWGAAALVHMYDQLNEACQTPTRQMAGYLTLLQCWIYEHFPSVHQCVTDDAYAEMTPRASQWLTTKAHMRGITGATYQARLDALTIMDMC; this is encoded by the exons ATGGGTCAAGATGAGCATCATGCTGATATTCCCCGACGGTGTAGGCCTATCGCTTCTGCTCGTAGGCAACAGGTTCATGTTGATGTTACTAAGGATGTTCCTCAGGTGACTGAGGATGTTCCTCATATGGACAAGGATATTCCTAAGAGGACTGCGAACGTAGATGCTGCAGACGTAGAGGGCATAGCTATTGATGGTGCTGAGGGGTCACCTGCTGATCATGCTGAGGGATTCCTTGGTGGATCATGTGACCCATTGGTCTTGACTTCGTTTGCCGACCATGTGGCACATAGCATCTGGAGTGGAgag GAACAACCTGAGTTGAAGTTGGCCTCCCACGGTAGGAAGGTTGATAAATttgggaggccagtgcctgagatAGAAGGCCTAGTGGCGGCCACCAGATTAAGTCCATTGATCGGGTGTTCTGTAGTCATCggcgatcctggacttatatccgcatttgtCAAGAGGTGGCATAGGGAGACCAacaccttccaccttccagtAGAAGAGTTGACGATCACCCTGGACGATGTGGCGGCACTCCTCCATCTTCCCATCACAGGCGCGTTACAGAGCTTTGAGCCTCCGCTTGTGGACGAGGCGGTCTTCTTGTTGATGGAGCTGCTTGAGGTCTCCGGTGAGGAGGCTAGAGCTGAGACCGTATGGGTGCATGAGGAATACGTACGACTTTTGTGGCTTTGGGAGGTCTATCAAAGTAGATGCCATGCCCGATGGTGGATTGTAGCAGCCCGTGCTTACCTCCTCCACTTGgtgggttgcactctttttttttctaacaagaATGCAACACATGTTCATCTGGTTCATCTAGAGGGTTTTCGAGACCTGGGTAAGACTGGGGGCTATGCTTGGGGAGCTGCGGCGCTGGTGCACATGTATGACCAGCTAAATGAAGCTTGCCAGACCCCTACACGACAGATGGCTGGGTACTTAACTTTATTACAG TGCTGGATATATGAGCACTTTCCTAGTGTGCATCAGTGCGTCACTGATGATGCGTATGCTGAGATGACCCCACGTGCCTCTCAGTGGCTGACTACGAAGGCTCACATGAGGGGGATCACAGGAGCAACGTACCAGGCACGTTTAGATGCTTTGACGATCATGGACATGTGCTAG